The following DNA comes from Moritella sp. 24.
GATTCATAGTGAATGATAACGATGTGGTCTGGATCTGCATCGACAACCGTTTCCCAGCTCACCGCTCCCCAGCTGACAGCCAAATCATGGAGAATATTAATGCCACCCGCGGCTTCAATAATGGCATTTGGCGTAGCAAGACCACCGGCAGAGAAGGGTTTATCTATACCACTGTCATAAACGAATACTGCGGGCTTATTAACGCCGTATAACCGTGTGCTGATGACAGATAAACGCTGCTTAAAAGAAGCGATTAAACGGTCAGCTCTAGATTCAATATTGAATATCTTACCCAATGCATCAATGTCGTAAAAGGTATCTTCTAGGCTGCTGCTTGCTTTGTTCTGTACGTGTGCACAAGATTCTTTGATCAGGTAAGTTTTGATCCCAAATCGCGCTAGTGAGTCTGGCGTTGTCGGTCCCCCAATAGGCATACCGTAATTCCAACCGGAAAAGAAAAAGTCAGCGTCGATATTCAGTAGGTTTTCCACTGATGGTTGCTTCGCCGCCAGTTCTGATAAATTTGTTAGCTTTGCTGCAAGTGCGGGTGATATTTTATTGTATGCAGTGACGCCGGAGTAGGCCGCCATGCTCTCTTTTAAGTCGAGCGCGAGCATGATATTGAGCATGTTAATATCGTTGGGTACAGCACGTGTTGGAACGCTTGGATAGTCAACCATATCACCGCATACGTTAATTGATACGCCTACCGCTGAGAATGATGGAATGAATAATGCGATGAGTAAAATCTGTTTTAAGCTTGAGCATAATTTTATTGTCATAGTTAACTCTTCTTATCACCGTGACGTTAATACACGGCCGTTGTTGATTTAATCGGTGTTAAATAACGAATGTAGGGGATGTTGTTATCACCTTGCTGTTGCACAATCGTATCCATCGCAAAATACTGCTTCAATGTAGGCTGTGTTAGCACTTGCTTTGGTGTGCCTTGTGTTACGATTTCACCGTTATTGATCAGGTATAAATGATCACAATAACGAGCGGCAATGTTTAAATCATGTAAGGTGCATAACACCGAAATACCAAGCGATGTGATCAGATCTAACAGCTCATATTGATAATGAATATCGAGGTGATTTGTTGGTTCATCTAAAATGAGTAATTGTGGTTTTTGAACTAAGGCTCTTGCTAATAAGCAGCGTTGTTTCTCCCCACCGGAGAGGAGGTCGAAACATTGGTTTTTATTCGCAGTCAAATTGACTTTATGTAAAGCATCATCAATTCGATTCTTGCATGTGAGCGGGTTTGAAAATAAGCCACTGTGAGGTGTTAGTCCCATTGCGATCACTTCTTTAACGGTGAAGCCGAATTCAGCGGGCATTTCTTGTAATACCACGGCGACATGCTGAGCAACATGCTTGGCTGATAGGTGATGTATATTGACGTTGTTTAATAATACATGCCCTGAATCGGGTTTATTTCGACGATAAGCACAGCGTAATAGTGAGGACTTACCAGAACCATTTGGCCCGATAAGCCCGACAAATTGACCTTGTTCAACGGTCATATTGATATTGTTTAATATGGCTTTATCGGCAACAGACCAGTGAAGTTGATTAATCTGCAGATGCATAGATTATTCCCATTACAGTTAGATTAAATGCGTTCGCAGCATAACATGCTAGATCTTATCATTACTCAAATTTAATCACAAAGAGGTACGTCATAAAACCATCATTAACTGTTGATTTAATACTACTTTGTTGTCATTTAGTTTTATTCTGCTATTGGTATCCTTTACTGATTTTCTATCAACCTTGTTAGCGAGATTAAAATTGCGATAGACTACAGGCATATATCAATACAGGTTATAAAGACTCATGGAATCATTCGACAAAATATATCACCGAGCTGCTGAACGAAAAGGCGGAGAAGAGGCCTTAGCGTATTTAATATCGCAACCTCTGACCAATGCTGAGCTTGCTACGGTCGCAGACAGAGATGTATTGG
Coding sequences within:
- a CDS encoding ABC transporter ATP-binding protein, coding for MHLQINQLHWSVADKAILNNINMTVEQGQFVGLIGPNGSGKSSLLRCAYRRNKPDSGHVLLNNVNIHHLSAKHVAQHVAVVLQEMPAEFGFTVKEVIAMGLTPHSGLFSNPLTCKNRIDDALHKVNLTANKNQCFDLLSGGEKQRCLLARALVQKPQLLILDEPTNHLDIHYQYELLDLITSLGISVLCTLHDLNIAARYCDHLYLINNGEIVTQGTPKQVLTQPTLKQYFAMDTIVQQQGDNNIPYIRYLTPIKSTTAVY
- a CDS encoding ABC transporter substrate-binding protein; this encodes MTIKLCSSLKQILLIALFIPSFSAVGVSINVCGDMVDYPSVPTRAVPNDINMLNIMLALDLKESMAAYSGVTAYNKISPALAAKLTNLSELAAKQPSVENLLNIDADFFFSGWNYGMPIGGPTTPDSLARFGIKTYLIKESCAHVQNKASSSLEDTFYDIDALGKIFNIESRADRLIASFKQRLSVISTRLYGVNKPAVFVYDSGIDKPFSAGGLATPNAIIEAAGGINILHDLAVSWGAVSWETVVDADPDHIVIIHYESSKAEDNIAFLKRFPITANLTAVKQNRFTIINYTAATPGIENVDAVEQLAHDLHPKRFK